The following nucleotide sequence is from Mycobacterium sp. Z3061.
ACGCGGGTGCTTACACCGGCGGCACCGCCGCTGGGACCGATGTCGGCAGCGCGGCGGCTACCAGCGCAAATCCCGGCGTGGCCACTTCGGGCGTCGGTGGCTTCGGGATGATGCCGATGCCGATGCCGATGGGTCTAGGCACCCGGAGCGCCGGTCTACTCGGCGACGGACCCTCGATGCCGGTGCCCGCCAAGGCCGAGGAGAAGGAAGAAGAGGCCGCCGCAGTCGAGGAAGCCACCGCAGAAGCAGAAGTCACGGCCGAAACGCCCGAGTCCGAAGTGCCGGCCATGAGCGTGCTGCCCACGGCGGTCCCCGGCGCCGCGGCGGCGGCAGCTCCCGGCGAAGCGAAGCCGGCCACGCAACCAGCAGCGGGAGCATCCAGGATCCCGGCATCGGGATTCCGCGCGTCGGACGCCGTCGCAGAGGAAGCCGAAGAAACGGTAGCCACGCTACGTCCGAAGATCGCCCCCGGCGAGTTTCGCCCCCGGGCCGAGGAAGAGGAAGAAGCGCGGGTCCAGATCCCCGGCGCTTGACGCGTCGCTAGTGCGCAGGGGCGCGCAGCAGGCTCAGCGCCGTGCGGCCCAGCACGATGGGGTCGAGCGGATGCGGCACCGCCGCCTCCGCGCGTGACCAGCTGGCCAGCCAGGCATCGTCCGGACGCCCGGTCAGCACCAGAATCGGGGGGCACGACGACAGCTCATCCTTGAGCTGCTTGGCAATCCCCATGCCGCCGGTCGGCGCAGCCTCTCCGTCGAGGATGGCCAGGTCGATGCCGCCCTCGTCCATCGTGCGGATCACCATCGGGCCGGTGGCGACCTCGACGTAGCTCAGTTCGGGCAGGTCCGGGTGCAGCCGTTTACCCAGGGCCTGCTTCACCTGTTCGCGGGTATGGACGTTGTCGCTGTAGACGAGGATGCGCAGCGGGCTGGAGTCGGGCACGGTGCAGATGTTAATTCACGCGGTCTGAGCCGGGTGCACGAAGACGGCTTCAGCGGACACCGTGACTGCGTTGGACATCACCCCGAGTTTGTTCCAGTCCAGGTCGAACCGGGATCGGTCGATCTGCGTCCGGCCCGAAACCCGAACCGACCCGTCGTCGAGTTCGGTGATCGTCACCGGGAGGGGCACAGGTTCCGTAATGCCCTTGATGGTGAAGTGGGTGTGCAGGTCGGCGGACTTTCCGGTAGCCGGGTGCAGGGCGTTGACGACGACGGCGATCTCGCCGAAGCGTTCGACGTCGAAGAAGTCGGCCGAACGCAGGTGCTTGTCGCGGCGTGCGATCCCGGTGTCCAGTGAGGCGACCTGGATGTCGATCCGGCCCGACACCTCGCCTTCGCCGGTGAGGCGGCCCTCGCCGCTGAACTCGGTGAAGGCGCCTTTGACGGGCATCAGGCCCCACATGTTGCGGATCTTGAAGGTGACGGCGGAGCGGTCGGGCACCAGAGCCCACGTCCCGGCGGATTCCGGGTCGGTGAGCAGAGTTTCCAGCGTGGTCATCGTGAGTCCCTGACTAGTAGGGGCGCGAGGTCTGCGGGGTCGAAGTACTCGTCTATGTGGTTGATAAGACCTTCTTTGTCCACCTTGATCACTATGCAAACCCGCATCGCGATCGACTGGCCGCCGTGGCCTGTGGCGTGCAACACGTGCTGCTGGACGAATCCGTTTTCGAATACCTGGCGGTCCAGGATTTCGTAGCCGCGCGTAGCGGTGGTCGAGAGGAACCAGTCGATGACGCGCAGTGCCCGCGGCTTGTCATCACAGGTGGTCGGGTCGCGGCGGCCGTCGGTGCGCCAGACGGCGACGTCGTCGCCCCACATCGAGGCGACGGTCTCCCGGTCGCCCTTCTCGATTGCGCTGAACAGCCGGTCGGCCAGTTCGTTGACGGTCATGAAAGCGGCTCCTCGTCGTTTTCGGCGGCGTCGTATCCCGGGTGGGCGGCGGCGAGTCGGTGTCGTACCAGCGTGCGCAGGCACGCGGCGACGTCGTCGCCGCGGTCGTCGAGCTCACCGGCACGGATCGCTGCGGCCAGGGCGGGTTCGTCGGCGAAGCCCAGGCCGGTCAGGGCGGCGCGAACCTCGGTCTCGCCGGGGTTTTGCAGTTCGCGCTCGACCATGCGCAGGGCATTGGCGGCCACTCGGGCGTGGAAATTGACCTGGCCGGTGGTCGCATCCCGCACGTCGTTCTCCAGGAACTCGGCGACGGCGGCGACCAGTTCGGCCGCGGTGGGCCGGCCGTGTAGGTTCACGAATCCTCCAACAGCTCAAGCAGATCCCATTCGTTCTCACACACCCGGCGACCGATCGTCGCCAGCTCCACCGAGCGGGTCTGCCCGCTCAGGTGGCGTTCGGCCTGATAACGGCAGATGACACCCCAGCGCAACGTGGCCAGCACCAGCCACCAGTGGAAAGCGGTCCGGTCGACCGTCGTTGCGC
It contains:
- a CDS encoding response regulator transcription factor; the protein is MPDSSPLRILVYSDNVHTREQVKQALGKRLHPDLPELSYVEVATGPMVIRTMDEGGIDLAILDGEAAPTGGMGIAKQLKDELSSCPPILVLTGRPDDAWLASWSRAEAAVPHPLDPIVLGRTALSLLRAPAH
- a CDS encoding YceI family protein, with translation MTTLETLLTDPESAGTWALVPDRSAVTFKIRNMWGLMPVKGAFTEFSGEGRLTGEGEVSGRIDIQVASLDTGIARRDKHLRSADFFDVERFGEIAVVVNALHPATGKSADLHTHFTIKGITEPVPLPVTITELDDGSVRVSGRTQIDRSRFDLDWNKLGVMSNAVTVSAEAVFVHPAQTA
- a CDS encoding nuclear transport factor 2 family protein, with protein sequence MTVNELADRLFSAIEKGDRETVASMWGDDVAVWRTDGRRDPTTCDDKPRALRVIDWFLSTTATRGYEILDRQVFENGFVQQHVLHATGHGGQSIAMRVCIVIKVDKEGLINHIDEYFDPADLAPLLVRDSR
- a CDS encoding DUF6285 domain-containing protein translates to MNLHGRPTAAELVAAVAEFLENDVRDATTGQVNFHARVAANALRMVERELQNPGETEVRAALTGLGFADEPALAAAIRAGELDDRGDDVAACLRTLVRHRLAAAHPGYDAAENDEEPLS